TGGTGGTGAGCAGCATGGGAATCTCGTAGGCGATATTCTGGGAGATAACGCGGGCTGCGGCGATGACTGCATATTTATTAGCTGATCCCCAGGCGCCGAGGAGGAGGCCCAAGACGTTGACCGAGGCAAAGGCGAAGATCATCAACAGCCCCAAGTCGATATTACGGGCTGCCAGATGTTCACCGAAGGGGATGGTGACGAATGACATGATAGCCGGTACCAGGAGCATGATCGGGGCGATCTTGAACAGTATCGGATCAACCCCATCCGGGACCAGCAGCTGTTTGGTCATCAGCTTGACGCCGTCAGCCAGCGGTTGCAAAAGGCCGTAAGGTCCGACCTCTTTGGGTCCGATGCGGCGCTGGAAATGAGCCGCCCCTTTTCGCTCGACCCAAACCAGATAGGCGGCGTTCAGGGCGGCAAAGGCGATAATCCCCACCAGGAAGGCCAGTAATCGGATAAGTTCGTTGTTCATCGTGTCCCTTTACAGGTGGTTAAAAGGTCGTAAATGCTTAAGAGCCGTCACGAAACATCTTGTGCAATGATGATCGTTACTTTAGTGCTCCGTATGCCGAGTCAACTATGGTGAATGGCAAGGTTAATTCTGTGCAACGGCTTACCGGTCTATCTCAGGAATGACTAAATCCAGCGTTCCCATCAGGGCCAAGGCGTCGGGCAGGAGCATTCCCTGGCAGGCCTCGGAAAAAAGGCTTAAGTTGGAGAAGGTCGGTGAACGGAGTTTCAAGCGGTATGGGGTGTTGGTGCCGTCTGACACAACACGGATACCGAACGAACCACGTGCCGCTTCAACCGAGCAATAATAATCTCCCTTTTCCGGTTTGATTATTTTTGGCGCTTTTTCAGCCATGGTCGGGCCATCTGGCAGTTTGTCCAACCCCTGCTCGACGATTCGCATGCTTTGTTCAATCTCGTCCATGCGCACCATGTAGCGGGCCATGGAGTCACATTCGTCATAGACTGGGATGTCGAACTTAAATTCAGGGTAGACTGAGTATGGTTCCTGCTTCCTGACGTCAAAGTCGACGCCGGAGCCGCGCAGCACCGGACCGGTGGCCCCATAACGTCGACACATATCTTGTGAGATGTGGCCAATATCTTTGAGCCGCTTGATCATGATGATGTTGTTGGTGACCAAGTCATGGTACATCGGCATCCGGGAACGGAGCCGCTTGATAAAAGCGCGACAACCGGTGATGAAGGTCTCATCAATGTCATTATAGACCCCGCCGAAGCGGAAATAGCAGAAGGTGAGCCGCGCGCCTGTTACCGATTCCAGGAGATCAAGGATCTGTTCACGATCATCGAAGGCATAAAGCAGCGGAGTGAAGCCGCCCAGGTCAAGGACAAACGCGCCGAACCAGAGCAGGTGGCTGGCGATGCGGTTCATCTCGACAGTGATGGCACGGATATACTCTGCCCGTTCCGGGACTTCGATGCCGGCGGCACGTTCAACTGTCAGGGCATAGCCATGATTGTAGGAGAGGGCTCCAAGGTAGTCGAGTCGACCGGTGTTGGGCATGAATTGAGCCCAGGTCCGGTTCTCGCCCATCTTTTCATGCATCCGGTGGATATAGCCTAATACCGGCTCGGCGTGTACAATATACTCTCCGTCCATGGTCAACTTGACCCGGAGCACGCCATGGGTGGCAGGGTGCTGGGGGCCTAAGTTCAGGACAAAGGTTTCAAGTGATTTGTCGATGACGTCCACGCTCATGCCTTGAAATCCTTTAACAGTGGATGGAAATCGG
This Desulfobulbaceae bacterium DNA region includes the following protein-coding sequences:
- a CDS encoding NADH-quinone oxidoreductase subunit D translates to MSVDVIDKSLETFVLNLGPQHPATHGVLRVKLTMDGEYIVHAEPVLGYIHRMHEKMGENRTWAQFMPNTGRLDYLGALSYNHGYALTVERAAGIEVPERAEYIRAITVEMNRIASHLLWFGAFVLDLGGFTPLLYAFDDREQILDLLESVTGARLTFCYFRFGGVYNDIDETFITGCRAFIKRLRSRMPMYHDLVTNNIIMIKRLKDIGHISQDMCRRYGATGPVLRGSGVDFDVRKQEPYSVYPEFKFDIPVYDECDSMARYMVRMDEIEQSMRIVEQGLDKLPDGPTMAEKAPKIIKPEKGDYYCSVEAARGSFGIRVVSDGTNTPYRLKLRSPTFSNLSLFSEACQGMLLPDALALMGTLDLVIPEIDR